Within the Roseicitreum antarcticum genome, the region GCCTGCCCCGCGTCCAGTTTCAGTATCCCGGTTCCGGCGCAGCGGTCTCCTAACCTGGGGTACTGCGTCGCGGTCCTGGTTTTTTGATCCCACGCCTTTCGCGTTCGGGCAGGCGACAGGGCCCGTATCGCCCTGCGGCACAAAGGCCGGGCAGCGCCGCTGCTGGGCGCGGCTCACGTCTCCTGGCGCACGATTTCGGTGATCAACACGTCAATCAGCGCGCTGCCCAGCAGGCGCTGCCCGGTCTCGCGCAGCGCGGTGCGCAGCGCAGTCATGTTGCGCTGCGCCGTATAGACCCCGTCAAAGCCGCCGATGTTGGCGTGATCGAACATCACTTGCAGGAAGGCATCGCGCAGCCGGGGTTCATGCAGCAGCGCGGTATCGGCATATTCCAGGACCACCTCCAGCGTCAGCGAAAGCGCCACCATCGCCACCACCTTGTCTTCCTCGATGACGGGCACGAAGAACTGATTGGCCAGCACTGCAAGTTCCCGCGCTTCCAATGGAGGCAAGGGGGCCTGCGGGGCGGGCGGACTGGCACGCGCGCCCGGCTGTGCATCTGACTGTGCATCTGGCTGTGCACTTGGCTGCGCTTCGCCCGGCGCCGCGCCAGACGCACCTTCTGCCGTCTCCCCCGCCGCATCGGCGGAGACGGCAGGGGGTTTGAGCGCAAACCCCGCCCCCACCCCGCCGAAAAGGCCCAGCAAAACGATCAGGATCGGAAGTAGTTTTGCCATAGCGGCCCCGCCTAGAAAGGAGAAATCATGTCGATGAATTGCTGACCCAGCCGGGGTTGCTGCATGTCCGAGATATGCCCGCGCCCGCCGTAGGAAATCCGCGCGCCCGCGATCTTGTCATAGGTGATCTCGTTGCGGCGCGAGATATCTTCGGCCCGCACATAGCCCGTCACCAGCAACTCGCGCAGTTCGTTGTTCACGCGCACTTCCTGACTGCCCTCCAGCCGCATCACGCCGTTGGGCAGACGTTCCACCACAGTGGCGGCGACGCGCAGCGTCAGTTCTTCGTTCCGCTCCACCGTTCCGGTACCGGTGAAGGCGGTGGCACCCTGCGCCTGCACCGCCTCGGCGAGGCTGGCCCCGGCGGGCAGCCGACGGTTGAGCACCTGCGGCAGGCCCAGAAGCTGCGGCAGCCCCGCCGTGGTACTGCCTTCACGCGACCGCCCGGTGGTGTTGGAAATCGAGGCGCTTTCGTCGATCTCGATCACCACGGTCAGGATGTCGCCCTGCCGTGAAGCGCGCCGATCCCCCAAGAGCGAGCGTTGCGAGGCCGACCAGAGCGAGGCGTCATCGGTGGCGCGCCGCACCTCGGTCACCTCGGGCAGTGGCGTGTTATAGAGGGCGTGATGCGTAAAGGAGCCATCAACGCTGTTGAACACAGGCGGACGGCCGAGATGCGCTGCCTGCGCGCAGGCCGACAGCGCCAGCACGCTCAGAAGACCCAGGCGCACAGTCGTTCGGCGCGGCACAATGTGCGGCACAGGGGCAGTTCCGCATGCACCCTCACGCCCGATAGCGCGGGCAAGGACGGGGTAAGATGCAGGGGCAGTCTGGGGGATTATTGCCATGTGACACCGCCACCATCCGCCGTGTGATCGGCCCCGACCTTTACGGTGCCGTCGGCGGTCACCAGCCCGCTGACCGTTGTGCGCGACGACAGGTTCATCACCCGCACCCGGTCGCCCGGTCCGGCCCGGTCCAGCGCGCGGCCCTCGGTCGCGATGCGCAATGCGCCGACTTGATAATGCAGCAAGACGATCTGGTTGCGGTCAATCACCGCCGCAGGCCCGACATCGGACAGGCGAACCGGGCGCCCCGGATAGAGCGCGACACGCGCTTCCATCCCGACGAACAGGGCGAAATCGCGCGCTGCCCCCGGCACAGCATCGGGCCCGGGGGTGACATCGCCGGGGCGTATCACTTCATGCGCGCGGATCAGCCGCGTGGCGACCAGCGTCTCGGCCGTGGCGCCCGGCGTCAGCATCTGCGCGGCGATCATGACACAAGCGATGCTGCGCCAGCGCATCAGCGCACCTGCGCGGTGGCGGCAAGCATCTGGTCGGCGGCGGTGATGACCTTGGCGTTCAGTTCATAGCTGCGCTGCGCCTTGATGAGCTCGGTCACCTCGCGCACGGCATCGACCGAACTGTCTTCCAGATACCCTTGCCGCAGCGTGCCCAGCCCATCCGCACCGGCCTCGGCAACGAAGGCGGGGCCAGAGGCTTCGGTCTCGGTGAACAGGTTGGAGCCCATGGCCTCCAACCCCTTCTCATTCGAGAAACTCGACAGGGTGAACTGGCCCAGAAGTTGGGCCTGCACCCTGTCGCTAAAATAGGCGTAAACCTCGCCCTGAGCATTGATCGATACGGTGCGGGCATCGTCGGGAATGGTGATGCCGGGCGCGACCTCATAGCCGTCGGCTGTGACGATCAGCCCGTCGCCAGTACGGTGCAGCCCGCCGTCCCGGGTATAGGCCGCGCGTCCATCGGGCAGCGTCACCTCAAGATAGCCGCGCCCCTCGATCGCCAGATCCAGGTCCCCGCCTGTGATGGTCAGCGAGCCCTGCTGCAGCACGATCCCCACGGCCGCAGGGCGCACGCCGAGGCCCAACTGCACCCCCGCAGGCACAACAGTGCCATCCGTGGCATTGATGGTGCCCGCGCGGGTATGCTGCTGGTAATGCAGATCGGCGAATTCGGCGCGCCGGGCGTTATAGCCCGCAGTGCTCATGTTCGCCAGGTTGTTGGCGACAGTATCGACGCGCATCTGCTGGGCAGACATGCCAGTGGCGGCAATGTGCAGGGCTCTCATGATCGGGGGCTCCGTTGGGGGAAAGGTTTAGGTGTGGGTTCGTGGTCAGGAAATTGAATTCAAATCAGAAATTGGAAATCGAGGTGCGTAGACTGCTTCAGCTTCCAAGGGTATCGATCACGTTGCGCTGGCGCCCGTCTTCGGCCTCCAGAAAGCTCTGACCCAGCTCATAGGCACGCTGCACCGCGATCATCCGGGCGATTTCCGTGATCGGATCAACATTGGACCCTTCCAGGAAACCCTGCATCATGCGCGGTGCCTCGACCGGGATCATCGGACCATCGACTTCGAACAATGTGCCCGCGCCACGCCGCGCCGTCAGCGGGTCTTCGGGCAGCATCAGGCCGATCTGCGTCAGGGGCTGGCCGTCGGCCGAGACGGTGCCATCGGGACTGATCGCCACCCCGCGCGCATCGGGCGGGATGAAAACCGGCGCGCCGCCCGCATCGAGCAGGCGAAACCCATCGGGCGTGACCAGTTCACCAGCGGCATTGGGTATGAAATTGCCCGCGCGCGTCAGTCGTTCGCCCGCAGGGGTCTCGATAAGAAAGAACCCCTCTCCCTCGATCGCCAGGTCGAAATCGCCCCCGGTCGGCGCATGAACGCCCTGGGTCTGAAATGTCTGACGCCCGCGCGCGGCAGCCATCGACAGCGAGGGGCTGTCATCGTCCATCCGCCGGACGAATTCCGAGAAGATGACCCCCTCGCGGCGGAAGCCGGTTGTCGCGGCATTCGCGATGTTGTTGGCAACGGCCTGCATCTCTTGCATCAGGCCGCTTTGACGCGTCAGCGTGGTGTATCCGGGCAGGTCCATCGCCTATCCTCCGACAATCAGCGGGATCAGTTCATCTTGAAAGAACCGCACGAGGGTTTCGGTCATGAAGCTGGTGGTGATCCAGAACACGGCGACAATGGCCAGCAGCTTTGGCACGAAGGTCAGCGACATTTCCTGAATCGAGGTCAGGGCCTGAAACAGCCCCACCGCCACGCCCGCGACCAGCGCGACCGACAGGATCGGCGTCGAGATGATGACCGCGACCCACATGCCGTGCCGCAGCACATCGAAAAATGCGCCCTCGGTCATCAGACGGGCATCCGGAGGATTTCAAGATAGGCTTCCACCACCTTGTCGCGCACCGCGATGGTGGTTTCGACCGCGCCCTGAGTCCGCGCCAGCGCCATGACCAGGGCATGCGGGTCGGCGTCGCCGCCCATCATGCTGGCCTCGGCGGTCGTTTCGGCCTGGCGCAGGGTATCGACGAAGCTGGTCGCGGCCCGGCCCAGACTGTCCTGAAACCCGC harbors:
- a CDS encoding flagellar basal body-associated FliL family protein; this encodes MAKLLPILIVLLGLFGGVGAGFALKPPAVSADAAGETAEGASGAAPGEAQPSAQPDAQSDAQPGARASPPAPQAPLPPLEARELAVLANQFFVPVIEEDKVVAMVALSLTLEVVLEYADTALLHEPRLRDAFLQVMFDHANIGGFDGVYTAQRNMTALRTALRETGQRLLGSALIDVLITEIVRQET
- the flgH gene encoding flagellar basal body L-ring protein FlgH translates to MRLGLLSVLALSACAQAAHLGRPPVFNSVDGSFTHHALYNTPLPEVTEVRRATDDASLWSASQRSLLGDRRASRQGDILTVVIEIDESASISNTTGRSREGSTTAGLPQLLGLPQVLNRRLPAGASLAEAVQAQGATAFTGTGTVERNEELTLRVAATVVERLPNGVMRLEGSQEVRVNNELRELLVTGYVRAEDISRRNEITYDKIAGARISYGGRGHISDMQQPRLGQQFIDMISPF
- the flgA gene encoding flagellar basal body P-ring formation chaperone FlgA, which produces MRWRSIACVMIAAQMLTPGATAETLVATRLIRAHEVIRPGDVTPGPDAVPGAARDFALFVGMEARVALYPGRPVRLSDVGPAAVIDRNQIVLLHYQVGALRIATEGRALDRAGPGDRVRVMNLSSRTTVSGLVTADGTVKVGADHTADGGGVTWQ
- the flgG gene encoding flagellar basal-body rod protein FlgG; this translates as MRALHIAATGMSAQQMRVDTVANNLANMSTAGYNARRAEFADLHYQQHTRAGTINATDGTVVPAGVQLGLGVRPAAVGIVLQQGSLTITGGDLDLAIEGRGYLEVTLPDGRAAYTRDGGLHRTGDGLIVTADGYEVAPGITIPDDARTVSINAQGEVYAYFSDRVQAQLLGQFTLSSFSNEKGLEAMGSNLFTETEASGPAFVAEAGADGLGTLRQGYLEDSSVDAVREVTELIKAQRSYELNAKVITAADQMLAATAQVR
- a CDS encoding flagellar hook-basal body complex protein; the encoded protein is MDLPGYTTLTRQSGLMQEMQAVANNIANAATTGFRREGVIFSEFVRRMDDDSPSLSMAAARGRQTFQTQGVHAPTGGDFDLAIEGEGFFLIETPAGERLTRAGNFIPNAAGELVTPDGFRLLDAGGAPVFIPPDARGVAISPDGTVSADGQPLTQIGLMLPEDPLTARRGAGTLFEVDGPMIPVEAPRMMQGFLEGSNVDPITEIARMIAVQRAYELGQSFLEAEDGRQRNVIDTLGS
- a CDS encoding flagellar biosynthetic protein FliQ, giving the protein MTEGAFFDVLRHGMWVAVIISTPILSVALVAGVAVGLFQALTSIQEMSLTFVPKLLAIVAVFWITTSFMTETLVRFFQDELIPLIVGG
- the fliE gene encoding flagellar hook-basal body complex protein FliE; the encoded protein is MQISPNIAAQSYGAARPVTAPEPLGGLNDAARSRGFQDSLGRAATSFVDTLRQAETTAEASMMGGDADPHALVMALARTQGAVETTIAVRDKVVEAYLEILRMPV